One window of Rhinoraja longicauda isolate Sanriku21f chromosome 9, sRhiLon1.1, whole genome shotgun sequence genomic DNA carries:
- the LOC144596647 gene encoding cystatin-like isoform X2: protein MEDTTRSITGKMCARWLCLYTLIIAALFSVSTADGAPISPSNKAVSSSLDFAVESFNIFSEDDHLFKVGRILSSQVQDLGGMLYILDVELKRTECRKGAGEDLRQCPVTLGGSTVLLCHFEVLDTFWRYQKSLLKSNCIPADQREMSTEHLLGNLTPNAQA from the exons GCAAAATGTGCGCGAGGTGGCTGTGTCTCTATACCCTAATCATCGCTGCCCTCTTCTCTGTCTCCACTGCCGATGGAGCACCCATCAGCCCCAGCAACAAGGCCGTTAGCAGCTCACTGGATTTTGCCGTTGAATCGTTCAACATCTTCTCAGAGGACGATCACCTCTTCAAAGTCGGAAGGATTTTGTCCTCGCAAGTTCAG GACCTGGGTGGAATGTTGTACATCCTCGACGTTGAACTGAAGAGGACAGAATGCAGGAAGGGAGCTGGTGAGGACCTGAGACAGTGCCCCGTGACGCTGGGAGGTTCCACG GTCCTCCTCTGCCACTTTGAAGTACTGGACACGTTCTGGCGTTACCAGAAAAGCCTTCTGAAATCCAACTGCATCCCGGCCGACCAACGGGAGATGAGCACAGAACATCTATTGGGAAATCTCACCCCAAATGCCCAGGCCTGA
- the LOC144596647 gene encoding cystatin-like isoform X1, with the protein MTQRSLPNPANVCSQSCLLLTETVPHSTTGKMCARWLCLYTLIIAALFSVSTADGAPISPSNKAVSSSLDFAVESFNIFSEDDHLFKVGRILSSQVQDLGGMLYILDVELKRTECRKGAGEDLRQCPVTLGGSTVLLCHFEVLDTFWRYQKSLLKSNCIPADQREMSTEHLLGNLTPNAQA; encoded by the exons ATGACACAAAGGAGTCTGCCAAACCCAGCTAATGTGTGCTCCCAGAGTTGTTTGTTGCTTACTGAAACTGTACCCCATTCTACAACAGGCAAAATGTGCGCGAGGTGGCTGTGTCTCTATACCCTAATCATCGCTGCCCTCTTCTCTGTCTCCACTGCCGATGGAGCACCCATCAGCCCCAGCAACAAGGCCGTTAGCAGCTCACTGGATTTTGCCGTTGAATCGTTCAACATCTTCTCAGAGGACGATCACCTCTTCAAAGTCGGAAGGATTTTGTCCTCGCAAGTTCAG GACCTGGGTGGAATGTTGTACATCCTCGACGTTGAACTGAAGAGGACAGAATGCAGGAAGGGAGCTGGTGAGGACCTGAGACAGTGCCCCGTGACGCTGGGAGGTTCCACG GTCCTCCTCTGCCACTTTGAAGTACTGGACACGTTCTGGCGTTACCAGAAAAGCCTTCTGAAATCCAACTGCATCCCGGCCGACCAACGGGAGATGAGCACAGAACATCTATTGGGAAATCTCACCCCAAATGCCCAGGCCTGA